A genomic region of Rheinheimera sp. MMS21-TC3 contains the following coding sequences:
- the rimP gene encoding ribosome maturation factor RimP yields the protein MTRQEQKLTDLLRPTVEANGFELLGLELVQAGRHSTLRIYIDHADGVNVEDCAVVSREVSAVLDVEDPIQTEYLLEVSSPGLDRPLFIPAHYAAVVGQKIEVKLAIPQDGRRKFKGILAAIEDDMLIVEVDGKPYRLLMDNIDKANVVAVF from the coding sequence TTGACTAGGCAAGAACAAAAACTGACTGATTTGCTACGACCAACTGTTGAAGCTAATGGCTTTGAGTTATTAGGTTTAGAGCTTGTGCAAGCTGGCCGTCATTCGACATTACGAATATATATAGATCACGCTGATGGTGTGAACGTAGAAGACTGTGCAGTCGTTAGTCGTGAAGTTAGTGCTGTGTTAGATGTTGAAGATCCAATTCAAACTGAATATTTACTGGAAGTATCTTCACCAGGTTTAGACCGTCCTTTGTTCATCCCTGCTCATTATGCAGCGGTAGTAGGACAAAAGATTGAAGTTAAATTGGCGATTCCACAAGATGGCAGACGCAAGTTTAAAGGCATACTAGCAGCTATTGAAGACGATATGTTGATAGTGGAAGTAGATGGCAAACCCTATCGTTTGCTGATGGATAATATTGATAAAGCGAACGTGGTAGCTGTTTTTTAA
- the secG gene encoding preprotein translocase subunit SecG: MYEILIVVYLLVAMSLIGLVLIQHGKGADMGAAFGAGASATVFGSSGTGNFLTKTTTLLATVFFVVSIILGNYTAGQTKKVDEWQDLSVPVTEQVEPVKQEPVSDIPVGN, encoded by the coding sequence ATGTACGAAATTTTAATTGTAGTGTATTTATTAGTCGCCATGAGCTTAATTGGATTAGTGTTAATTCAACATGGTAAAGGTGCCGATATGGGTGCAGCTTTTGGAGCCGGTGCATCAGCAACCGTATTTGGTTCTTCTGGTACTGGTAACTTTTTAACTAAAACAACAACTTTATTAGCAACAGTGTTTTTTGTTGTCAGCATTATTTTAGGTAATTATACTGCGGGTCAAACTAAGAAAGTTGATGAATGGCAAGATTTATCTGTGCCGGTAACTGAGCAAGTTGAGCCAGTTAAACAAGAACCTGTTAGTGATATTCCTGTCGGAAATTAA